ATGACGGTCGCGAGCGCCGACGGCCCGGCCAGCGCCGGAATCGCCAGCGGAACGATCAGCGGCTCACCGGCATCCGGCAGCGAGCCGTGGTCCGGACGCGGAAAGATCATCCGCAGCGCGATCAGGAACAGCACGATGCCGCCAGCGAGCTGCAACGACAAGTCGGTGAGACTCATCATGCGCAGGAACCGCTCGCCCACCAGCATGAACAGCAGCAGGATCGCGAACGCGATCAGCACCTCGCGAACGATCACGCGCGGCCGTCGGCTCGCTGGCACGTTCTTCAGTGCATTCACGAAAATGGGGATGTTGCCGAACGGATCGGTAATCAGCAGCAACAGCACGGTGGCCGACGCGAACGTGTATTCCTTACAGACGACGCCTTCAGATATGACAACGGCAGCCGCCGGGGCGACTGCCGTCAGGTAATGCGTTTGTGCCGATACGAAGCGTGTGAGACCTGAGCATCGTGCAGCGCGCCACCGGCGACCACCGGCAACGCGTCGGACGTCACTCGATCAGACCGCCTTGGCGGGGCGTACGCGGCCGATGACGACTTCCGCCACCGAGGCAGCGTCGAGCAACTGAGCCTGCGTGTCGCGACGGCCCTGATACTCGATCTTGCCTTCCTTCAGGCCACGGTCGCCGATCACCACGCGATGCGGCACGCCGATCAGTTCCCAGTCCGCGAACATCACGCCCGGACGCTCGCCACGATCGTCCAGAATCACGTCGATGCCCGCAGCCACCAGGTCTTCGTACAGCTTGTCGGCGGCCGCCCGCACGGCATCGCTGCGGTCGTAACCCATCGGGCACAGCACCACTTCGAACGGCGCAATCGATTCCGGCCAGATGATGCCGCGGTCGTCGAAATTCTGCTCGATGGCCGCACCGAGAATACGCGTGATGCCAATGCCGTAGCAGCCCATTTCCATCGGCGCCGGCTTGCCGTTCTCATCGAGGAACGTGGCATTCATCGCGTCCGAATACTTCGTCCCCAACTGGAACACGTGACCGACTTCGATGCCACGGCACAGTGCGATCTCGCCCTTGCCGTCCGGCGAGGCGTCGCCCGCCACGATGTTGCGCAGATCGGCGACGATTTCCGGTTCCGGCAGATCGCGGCCCCAGTTCACACCGGTAATGTGGAAGTCCTTCTCGTTCGCACCCACCACGAAGTCGCTCATGTGCGCCACGCTGCGATCGACCACGAGCTTGACCGGCTTCTTCGTGCCGATGGGACCCAGATAGCCCGGGGGCGTGCCGAACCATTCGACGATCTCGGCTTCGCTCGCGAAGCGCAGTTCGCCCAGACCCGGCACCTTGCTCGCCTTGATCTCGTTGAGCTCATGGTCGCCACGCAGCAACAGCAGCCACACCTGCGTGCCGGTGTCTTCGCTGTCGGTGGCCAGCACGATCGACTTGACGGTGCGCGTCAGCGGGATCGAGAGCAGCTCGGCCACGGCTTCGCACTTGGCCTTGCCCGGCGTCGCGGTCTTGGTCATGGCTTCGGCAGCGGCCGGGCGCTCGCCTTGCGGCGGCAGCGCTTCGGCCATCTCGACGTTGGCTGCATAGTCCGACGTCGGGCAGTAAGCGATGGCGTCTTCACCGGTCTCGGCGATCACGTGGAATTCGTGCGAGCCCGAGCCACCGATGGAGCCGTTATCGGCCACCACGGCGCGGAACTCCAGACCCAGGCGCGTGAAGATGCGCACGTAGGCGTCGAACATCTTCTGATACGACACTTGCAGGCCCGCGCG
The Pandoraea oxalativorans genome window above contains:
- a CDS encoding MarC family protein; translation: MSEGVVCKEYTFASATVLLLLITDPFGNIPIFVNALKNVPASRRPRVIVREVLIAFAILLLFMLVGERFLRMMSLTDLSLQLAGGIVLFLIALRMIFPRPDHGSLPDAGEPLIVPLAIPALAGPSALATVMLLVSQQPGRMLEWITALSVTMAVCAVVLLLADRIERWLGSRVVAAFERLMGLILVAISVEMILKGVKVFVHQF
- a CDS encoding proline--tRNA ligase — its product is MKASRFFIGTLKEAPADAEIVSHKLMMRAGMIRRVAGGIYDYLPIGLRSIRKVEAIVREEMNRAGALELLMPAVQPAELWQESGRWEKYGPELLRLKDRHDRDFVVGPTHEEVVTDIARREIKSYRQLPVNFYQVQAKFRDEIRPRFGVMRGREFIMKDAYSFDKDRAGLQVSYQKMFDAYVRIFTRLGLEFRAVVADNGSIGGSGSHEFHVIAETGEDAIAYCPTSDYAANVEMAEALPPQGERPAAAEAMTKTATPGKAKCEAVAELLSIPLTRTVKSIVLATDSEDTGTQVWLLLLRGDHELNEIKASKVPGLGELRFASEAEIVEWFGTPPGYLGPIGTKKPVKLVVDRSVAHMSDFVVGANEKDFHITGVNWGRDLPEPEIVADLRNIVAGDASPDGKGEIALCRGIEVGHVFQLGTKYSDAMNATFLDENGKPAPMEMGCYGIGITRILGAAIEQNFDDRGIIWPESIAPFEVVLCPMGYDRSDAVRAAADKLYEDLVAAGIDVILDDRGERPGVMFADWELIGVPHRVVIGDRGLKEGKIEYQGRRDTQAQLLDAASVAEVVIGRVRPAKAV